A DNA window from Chryseobacterium sp. MEBOG06 contains the following coding sequences:
- a CDS encoding T9SS type A sorting domain-containing protein produces the protein MKKNIFLLVCSFMCSWSQAQIALAKDDGTPIADGEVFTYNSTDEDVATLHYKIKNTSASSVKVRIKIMSIQNAAGSGFQFCYLSTCLPSVAANAVYPSNTSLPINIAANSETPSTGYNMWNSNAGSGAYPIDYVIKYYLVNNLNTEYGTPVTITYRYDPNATLTVDEVKKNKNSFANIPETLINSSLRIVSEENGSYSLYNTEGRFLLTGSLKKGNEEINVSNLNAGIYTIILKNSQGKTIVRKIIKK, from the coding sequence ATGAAAAAAAATATTTTCTTATTAGTATGTAGCTTCATGTGCTCATGGAGTCAGGCACAGATTGCATTGGCAAAAGATGACGGAACGCCAATTGCTGACGGTGAGGTTTTTACCTATAATTCAACAGATGAGGATGTCGCAACTCTTCATTATAAAATTAAAAATACATCTGCCTCTTCTGTAAAAGTTCGTATAAAGATCATGAGTATTCAGAATGCAGCGGGAAGTGGTTTTCAATTCTGCTATCTTAGTACCTGTCTGCCCTCTGTAGCAGCTAACGCTGTATATCCGTCAAATACAAGTTTGCCAATTAATATTGCGGCTAACTCAGAAACGCCCTCTACCGGTTACAATATGTGGAATTCTAATGCCGGAAGTGGAGCTTATCCTATTGATTATGTTATAAAATATTACCTTGTAAATAATTTAAATACGGAATACGGAACTCCGGTTACCATTACCTACAGATATGATCCAAATGCAACATTGACAGTGGATGAAGTGAAAAAGAATAAGAATTCTTTCGCAAATATTCCTGAAACGCTCATAAACAGTAGTTTGCGGATAGTGTCAGAAGAAAATGGTTCATATAGTCTATATAATACGGAAGGCCGTTTTTTATTGACCGGAAGTCTTAAAAAAGGAAATGAGGAAATAAATGTATCAAATTTAAATGCCGGAATCTACACGATAATATTAAAAAATTCACAGGGAAAAACGATTGTCAGAAAAATCATTAAAAAATAA
- a CDS encoding amidohydrolase family protein: MKTTSGTQDPYEKERNPFVNCHTHTFTGDHIPQFLGKKLLPAGLEFILTIRLIIDFFRWYYRVPAKWQYKRPYKAWQAFHFRVKWFLQKVPFITIPIAVVLTLDTLLILFFGYFEGKYHDEIGFQYIKWLNDFMQTIYLLPHPDHTVLRFLIVMALFLLIKSGRKLIIFIAKSLFQFLRILPGPETKAYLKRYISIGRFAFHKSQMTIFRMLEKQYPVDSRFVVLPMDMDYMDAGTPKSGYMKQLEELKKLRRTKPKTCLPFVFADPRRIKDDTSYFAEIKNCIVHEEFRGIKTYPALGYYPFDKDILPLMLWACENQIPVLNHCIRGTIYYRGNKKKEWNSHPVFRQSTGEKGKSEPLALYEINNSNFSTNFTHPLNYLCLLNEDYLKRLLEHYNDESLYSLFGYAGKNLPLARNLHELKICFGHFGGEDEWTKYMERDRFLSENGFTNPVGKGINFIPTALENSWRYNSWFSIIYSLMLQYPNVYADISYILHDENIFPLLKSLLKKDSRISDRILYGSDFYVVRSQKSDKQMWADTSGRLTDLELELITRDNPRKFLYNHIHQYVK, encoded by the coding sequence ATGAAAACTACTTCAGGCACGCAAGATCCATACGAAAAAGAAAGAAATCCATTTGTAAACTGCCATACCCATACTTTTACGGGAGATCATATTCCTCAATTTCTTGGTAAGAAACTTCTGCCGGCAGGTCTTGAGTTTATTCTCACCATAAGACTTATAATCGATTTCTTCAGGTGGTATTACCGGGTTCCTGCAAAATGGCAGTACAAACGCCCTTACAAAGCATGGCAGGCTTTCCACTTTCGTGTAAAATGGTTTCTTCAGAAAGTCCCGTTTATTACCATTCCTATTGCAGTTGTACTTACACTGGATACCCTGCTGATTCTCTTCTTCGGGTATTTCGAAGGAAAATATCACGATGAAATTGGCTTTCAATATATTAAATGGCTGAATGATTTCATGCAAACGATCTATCTTCTTCCCCATCCAGATCATACTGTATTAAGGTTTCTGATTGTAATGGCTTTATTTTTACTCATCAAGTCCGGCAGAAAATTAATCATCTTTATTGCTAAAAGTTTGTTTCAGTTCCTGCGTATCCTTCCCGGGCCTGAAACGAAAGCTTATCTGAAGCGATATATCAGCATAGGCCGTTTTGCATTCCATAAAAGCCAAATGACCATATTCAGAATGCTGGAAAAACAATATCCTGTAGACTCCCGTTTTGTAGTTCTCCCTATGGATATGGATTATATGGATGCCGGCACTCCCAAATCCGGCTACATGAAACAACTTGAAGAACTGAAAAAACTCAGACGCACCAAACCTAAAACCTGTCTTCCTTTTGTATTTGCTGATCCCAGAAGAATAAAGGATGACACTAGTTATTTTGCCGAAATTAAAAACTGTATCGTTCATGAAGAATTCCGAGGGATTAAAACCTATCCGGCCCTTGGATACTATCCTTTCGATAAAGATATTCTACCCCTGATGCTGTGGGCCTGTGAAAATCAAATACCAGTACTGAATCACTGTATCAGAGGAACCATTTATTACCGCGGTAACAAAAAGAAGGAATGGAACAGTCATCCCGTATTCAGGCAGTCAACCGGAGAAAAAGGAAAAAGTGAGCCGCTGGCCCTGTATGAAATCAATAACAGTAACTTTTCTACCAATTTCACCCATCCTCTCAATTATCTTTGCCTGTTGAATGAAGATTACCTGAAACGGCTTCTTGAACATTATAATGATGAGTCCTTATATTCTCTTTTTGGCTATGCAGGTAAAAATCTTCCACTTGCCAGGAACCTTCACGAGCTTAAAATCTGTTTCGGGCATTTCGGGGGTGAAGATGAATGGACAAAATATATGGAACGTGACAGATTCCTTTCTGAAAATGGGTTTACCAATCCTGTAGGAAAAGGAATCAATTTCATTCCTACTGCATTGGAAAATTCCTGGCGGTATAATTCCTGGTTTTCCATTATTTACAGTCTGATGCTGCAGTATCCCAATGTATATGCTGACATCAGTTATATTCTTCATGATGAGAATATTTTTCCTCTTTTGAAATCATTGCTTAAAAAAGACAGCCGAATCAGTGACCGTATTCTGTACGGCAGTGACTTTTACGTAGTCCGAAGCCAGAAAAGTGATAAGCAAATGTGGGCGGATACCTCAGGGAGATTAACTGATCTTGAACTGGAACTTATTACCAGAGATAATCCAAGAAAATTTTTATACAATCATATTCATCAGTATGTTAAGTAA
- a CDS encoding ATP-binding protein, with product MKNKFLNFKLRKVVHYSLIICILLIQVIIAIFFYNEFVNGKKLEFIKNQLEDSRALGKLTDNSRKDFMDAQNHFQKYMVTQDDKDLQSYFQSLKNLKINFDKINDYENTSPRLKKNLAQHIKDTLQTAKLKTLIDSVYQSSLNPPAKIQDKKFEPEKYKNDFEDFNVQTHTYADTIKKKGFFGRLKDAVTGKVNVQKESTVITLTNNKTIDLSQVKSKMDNTIKSMDKHYAAEVKKVQLYAVQNQRDNMQFYSNFSKLLIYSNGLIEVYESAIKDFKSELEKEYNQQSSDNNKIRTYLVLGLMVLMFIVSILIMYFTRVAFIYERKLNAANEEIKKNLNFKNRILGMLSHDLRSPLKIINIFIDKIYRSTEDETIKDYLKSIKFTNSTLLLQSNQILEYTKNQDAEKRLIQSVFNLKDEIGSIVKVITPYLETRNNKFVITDRIPENVVVFSDNIRINQIFMNILGNANKFTENGQIDLTMLTEPVDKNNISLITTIADTGVGISESDLGKIFDPYYQGMVSDEVDNLGAGLGLNLVKEIVDLFDGEISISSKLHKGTKIIFRINLNINKNGSTN from the coding sequence ATGAAAAATAAATTCTTAAATTTTAAATTGAGGAAAGTTGTTCATTACTCATTGATCATATGTATTTTATTGATACAGGTTATTATTGCCATCTTTTTCTACAACGAATTTGTAAATGGGAAGAAGCTGGAGTTTATCAAAAATCAGCTGGAAGACAGCCGGGCGTTAGGGAAATTAACGGATAACTCGAGAAAAGATTTCATGGATGCCCAGAATCACTTCCAGAAATATATGGTGACTCAGGATGATAAGGATCTGCAATCTTATTTTCAGTCACTGAAAAATCTTAAGATTAATTTTGATAAGATTAATGACTATGAAAATACCAGTCCTAGGCTGAAAAAAAACCTGGCCCAGCACATAAAAGATACGCTTCAGACTGCCAAGCTGAAAACACTAATTGATTCAGTGTATCAATCTTCTCTGAACCCTCCTGCAAAAATTCAGGACAAAAAGTTTGAGCCGGAGAAGTATAAAAATGATTTTGAGGATTTCAACGTACAAACGCATACCTATGCTGACACCATTAAGAAAAAGGGCTTTTTCGGGCGTTTAAAAGATGCAGTTACCGGAAAAGTGAATGTTCAGAAGGAAAGCACGGTGATCACTTTAACGAATAATAAAACGATAGATCTTTCTCAGGTAAAGTCGAAAATGGACAATACCATAAAGTCTATGGACAAGCATTACGCGGCTGAAGTAAAGAAAGTTCAGTTGTATGCTGTTCAGAATCAAAGGGATAATATGCAGTTTTACAGTAATTTCAGTAAGTTGTTGATATACAGTAACGGACTGATAGAAGTATATGAAAGTGCTATTAAGGATTTTAAATCAGAACTGGAGAAAGAGTACAACCAGCAAAGTTCAGATAATAATAAGATCAGAACTTATCTGGTACTTGGATTAATGGTTTTGATGTTCATCGTATCTATTCTGATTATGTACTTTACAAGAGTGGCTTTCATCTATGAACGCAAGCTGAACGCTGCCAATGAAGAAATTAAAAAGAACCTCAATTTCAAAAACAGGATATTGGGAATGCTGAGCCATGATCTGAGATCCCCGCTCAAAATCATTAATATATTTATTGATAAGATCTACAGATCTACCGAAGATGAAACGATAAAGGATTATCTTAAATCGATAAAATTTACCAACAGCACCTTACTGCTGCAGTCTAACCAGATTCTGGAATATACAAAAAATCAGGATGCAGAAAAAAGACTGATACAAAGTGTTTTTAATCTTAAAGATGAGATTGGTTCTATCGTGAAAGTGATCACTCCTTATCTCGAAACCCGGAATAATAAGTTTGTTATTACCGACAGAATTCCCGAAAATGTAGTCGTATTTTCTGATAATATAAGGATCAACCAGATATTTATGAACATTCTCGGGAATGCCAACAAGTTTACAGAAAATGGGCAGATTGATCTTACAATGCTCACCGAGCCTGTTGATAAAAACAATATTTCACTCATTACGACAATAGCAGATACCGGAGTAGGAATTTCAGAATCAGATCTTGGTAAAATCTTTGACCCGTACTATCAGGGAATGGTTTCTGATGAGGTGGATAACCTGGGAGCAGGTCTGGGTCTTAATCTGGTAAAAGAAATTGTTGACCTTTTCGATGGTGAGATTTCAATTTCCAGCAAGCTGCATAAAGGAACCAAAATAATATTCAGGATCAATTTAAATATTAATAAGAATGGAAGTACCAACTGA
- a CDS encoding SRPBCC family protein, protein MENYSNSFEVKTTADKAYEALTNQIPLWWTEIFEGSSGKADGVFTMRFGDHVHKTMRVKELIPNSKVIWYVEDSLIAITDLKNQTEWMGTTIVWEIKEKKDMIVLQLTHIGLTPAVECYNLCTDGWRHYISSLKAFLETGTGNPHTK, encoded by the coding sequence ATGGAAAATTATAGCAACAGCTTTGAAGTGAAAACGACTGCTGATAAAGCATATGAAGCTTTGACCAATCAAATTCCGCTTTGGTGGACTGAAATATTCGAAGGTTCGTCAGGAAAGGCTGACGGAGTATTTACGATGAGATTTGGAGATCATGTTCACAAAACAATGCGCGTAAAGGAATTAATTCCCAATTCAAAAGTAATCTGGTATGTTGAAGACTCTCTGATAGCCATTACAGACTTAAAAAACCAGACAGAATGGATGGGCACAACCATAGTTTGGGAGATAAAAGAAAAAAAAGATATGATTGTGCTTCAGCTTACCCACATCGGTCTTACGCCTGCTGTTGAATGTTACAATCTCTGTACTGATGGGTGGCGGCACTATATCAGCAGCCTAAAAGCTTTTCTGGAAACCGGAACAGGAAACCCACACACAAAATAA
- a CDS encoding helix-turn-helix domain-containing protein: MNVLFIITIISLFISLFLVFFLLTAKTKHKLSNALFAVFLIIIAIDISEPLFNKVVYFPSNLGMFRSTFAFLQIPVFYLYVLSVCYSDFKLKPQYLFHLIPFLIANIVLLPNFYLVDAASKIDFIETRQNRIELKFNHIVIHLQIIIYMIAIFLLLRKSKKLYLENYAGTHISSYHWLFQFTVVLCVLYLIALLKNIFKFSDYPSVSEGIKLGLVLFQVLMVCWYLFKALNNPDLFRNIDSNLKLVVDIVSEEKNNEQPVLTEEKYNEDILKLKKYMAEEKPFLDPSLTIQDVSNSIEIPTRELSVLINHQLGQHFYDFINSYRIHYAMNILKDETKTKVTILEILYEVGFNSKSSFHTAFKKHTGNTPTAFRKGL; the protein is encoded by the coding sequence ATGAATGTATTATTTATTATCACAATAATCTCGCTGTTCATTTCACTATTTCTAGTCTTTTTTTTGCTGACCGCTAAGACAAAACATAAGTTGAGTAATGCTCTTTTTGCTGTTTTCCTGATTATAATTGCGATTGATATAAGCGAACCTTTATTTAACAAAGTCGTTTATTTTCCTTCTAATCTGGGAATGTTTAGAAGTACATTTGCTTTCTTGCAGATTCCTGTTTTTTATCTGTATGTGTTATCTGTATGTTATTCCGATTTTAAACTTAAACCTCAGTATCTATTTCATCTGATCCCGTTTTTGATTGCAAATATTGTTTTATTACCCAATTTTTATTTAGTGGATGCTGCTTCCAAAATTGATTTTATTGAAACCCGGCAAAACAGGATAGAGCTAAAATTCAATCATATTGTAATACATCTGCAAATCATAATCTATATGATTGCCATTTTTTTGCTGCTGAGAAAATCCAAGAAACTTTATCTTGAAAACTATGCAGGGACTCATATCAGTTCCTATCACTGGCTGTTTCAGTTTACAGTTGTATTGTGTGTTCTGTATTTGATAGCCCTTTTAAAAAACATATTTAAATTTTCAGATTACCCTTCTGTTTCAGAAGGGATAAAATTAGGACTTGTATTATTTCAGGTGCTGATGGTATGCTGGTATCTGTTCAAAGCTTTAAATAATCCGGATTTATTCAGAAATATAGATTCAAACTTAAAACTTGTTGTCGATATTGTTTCCGAAGAAAAAAACAATGAGCAGCCGGTACTCACTGAAGAGAAGTATAATGAAGATATATTGAAATTAAAAAAATATATGGCTGAAGAAAAACCTTTTCTTGATCCTTCTCTGACTATTCAGGATGTTTCGAATTCGATTGAAATCCCCACCCGGGAATTATCGGTTTTAATCAATCATCAGTTGGGACAGCATTTTTATGATTTCATTAATAGCTACCGTATTCATTATGCCATGAATATTTTAAAAGATGAGACAAAAACTAAGGTAACTATCCTGGAAATCCTATATGAAGTTGGGTTTAATTCAAAATCTTCCTTTCATACCGCTTTTAAAAAACATACAGGAAATACACCAACTGCTTTTCGTAAAGGTTTGTAA
- a CDS encoding response regulator transcription factor has protein sequence MEVPTENKEIIFLLADDHSIVRQGMEIVINDIVPKATIYHTSSLQQVIELVESKGIEMAIIDAHFPEGNSLHILPQMKALNPDIKILIFTGLEEELHALKFIKAGANGYLSKLSEEDEIREALSTFIQKGEFFSDISRNLLVQFIYNPNLMNPLTSLTKREMEIAAMYAEGYGNLEIANTLDIKQNTVSTIKKNIFEKLKIENIVELIDLVKIHHKI, from the coding sequence ATGGAAGTACCAACTGAAAATAAAGAAATCATATTTCTTTTAGCAGATGATCATAGTATTGTAAGACAGGGAATGGAGATCGTCATCAATGATATTGTTCCGAAAGCTACAATTTATCACACATCCTCTTTGCAACAGGTCATAGAACTCGTGGAATCTAAAGGAATAGAGATGGCGATTATTGACGCCCATTTTCCGGAGGGAAACAGTCTGCACATTCTTCCGCAAATGAAAGCTCTGAACCCGGATATTAAGATTTTAATTTTTACGGGACTTGAAGAAGAGCTGCATGCCCTTAAATTTATCAAAGCAGGGGCCAACGGGTATCTGAGCAAATTAAGTGAAGAAGATGAAATAAGAGAAGCCCTTAGTACTTTTATACAGAAAGGTGAATTTTTTTCTGATATTTCCCGAAATTTACTGGTACAGTTTATTTACAATCCAAACCTGATGAATCCTCTGACCAGTTTAACTAAAAGAGAAATGGAAATTGCCGCAATGTATGCAGAAGGATATGGGAATCTGGAAATTGCGAATACGTTAGACATAAAGCAAAATACTGTCAGTACGATCAAAAAAAATATCTTTGAGAAATTAAAAATAGAAAACATTGTTGAGCTGATTGATCTTGTCAAAATCCACCATAAAATTTAA
- a CDS encoding sigma 54-interacting transcriptional regulator, translating into MKNDITFKELKDSGYTHKTINEEIQANLISKIKAKEPVFEGLWGYEDTVIPQLKKAMLAGHHINLLGLRGQAKTRIARSMVDLLDEYMPIVKGSEINDSPFHPISKFAKDLLQELGDETPVSWVHRSSRFFEKLATPDVNVADLIGDIDPIKAATLKLPYSDERVLHYGMIPRANRSIFVLNELPDLQARIQVSLFNILQEGDVQIRGFQLRMPLDIQFVFTANPEDYTNRGSIVTPLKDRIGSQIFTHYPKTIALARKITEQEALISPEDKEQIQIPDLAKDLLEEVSFAARISEYVDAKSGVSARLTISAMENLIAAAKLRLIESGVKSTSVRLLDFISIIPSITGKIELVYEGEQEGADYVAKILIDKAVMTQFETLFPRISKLEKEGIKTPYTDLVRWFNKNHLELNYNDTDEEFYAKLNKIAPLTTVIEENVSELSKEDQNFCKELVLWALTISNKIDKSEHQNTFTFDSPGIGQFLRN; encoded by the coding sequence ATGAAAAACGATATTACATTCAAAGAATTAAAAGACTCCGGTTATACCCATAAAACGATCAATGAAGAGATCCAGGCTAATTTAATTTCAAAAATTAAAGCTAAAGAACCTGTATTTGAAGGACTTTGGGGTTATGAAGACACTGTAATTCCTCAATTGAAAAAAGCAATGCTAGCGGGACATCATATCAACCTTCTGGGCTTACGCGGACAGGCGAAAACCAGAATTGCAAGAAGTATGGTAGATCTGCTGGATGAATATATGCCTATTGTAAAAGGATCCGAAATTAATGACAGCCCCTTCCACCCTATTTCAAAATTTGCCAAAGATCTCCTTCAGGAACTGGGTGACGAAACCCCTGTTTCATGGGTACACCGCTCCAGCCGTTTCTTTGAAAAACTGGCTACTCCTGATGTGAATGTTGCCGATCTGATTGGAGATATAGATCCTATCAAAGCTGCCACCCTAAAGCTTCCTTATTCTGATGAGCGTGTTTTGCATTACGGAATGATCCCCCGTGCCAACCGTTCTATATTTGTATTGAATGAACTTCCTGATTTACAGGCAAGAATTCAGGTTTCTTTATTTAATATTCTGCAGGAAGGAGATGTCCAGATCCGTGGTTTTCAATTGAGAATGCCTTTGGATATTCAGTTTGTCTTTACAGCTAATCCGGAAGATTATACCAACAGAGGAAGTATTGTAACTCCTTTGAAAGACAGAATCGGGTCACAGATTTTCACCCATTATCCAAAAACGATTGCTCTTGCGAGAAAAATCACAGAACAGGAAGCACTTATTTCTCCTGAAGATAAAGAACAGATACAAATTCCTGATCTGGCGAAAGACCTTTTGGAAGAGGTTTCTTTTGCAGCACGTATCAGCGAATATGTAGATGCAAAAAGCGGTGTGAGTGCGCGTCTGACGATAAGTGCGATGGAGAATTTAATAGCTGCGGCAAAATTACGTCTTATAGAATCAGGGGTGAAAAGTACCAGCGTCCGTTTACTGGATTTCATATCGATTATCCCTTCTATTACAGGAAAAATTGAACTTGTATATGAAGGTGAGCAGGAAGGAGCAGATTATGTAGCGAAAATACTGATCGACAAAGCGGTAATGACTCAATTTGAAACCCTGTTTCCACGTATATCCAAACTGGAAAAAGAAGGAATAAAAACTCCATATACTGATCTGGTAAGATGGTTCAACAAAAACCACCTTGAGCTTAACTATAATGATACTGATGAAGAATTCTATGCTAAACTCAATAAGATTGCTCCGCTTACAACAGTAATTGAAGAAAATGTTTCTGAACTGAGCAAAGAAGACCAAAATTTCTGTAAAGAATTAGTTTTATGGGCATTAACCATCAGCAACAAAATTGATAAATCTGAACATCAGAATACTTTCACTTTTGATTCTCCAGGGATTGGCCAGTTTTTGCGTAACTAA
- a CDS encoding ACT domain-containing protein, giving the protein MSGEKDLAVLLQNMEPVINAGEYVFCTIENLSGIPDIEKVQFFFRETEAVTLVLERTIADEWNMDYSYISSWITLNIHSSLEAVGLTAAFANALKLENISCNVVAAYFHDHIFVAKEDAVDAMKALHALKTNK; this is encoded by the coding sequence ATGTCAGGAGAAAAAGATTTAGCGGTTTTACTGCAGAATATGGAGCCGGTAATAAATGCCGGAGAATATGTGTTCTGTACCATTGAAAATCTGAGCGGGATACCGGATATTGAAAAGGTTCAGTTTTTCTTTCGGGAAACTGAGGCTGTTACACTTGTTTTAGAAAGAACCATTGCAGATGAGTGGAATATGGATTACAGCTATATTTCTTCGTGGATTACCCTGAACATTCATTCCTCCCTGGAAGCTGTAGGACTTACGGCTGCCTTTGCAAATGCCTTGAAACTGGAGAATATCAGCTGTAATGTAGTGGCTGCCTATTTTCATGATCACATTTTTGTTGCGAAAGAAGATGCTGTAGATGCTATGAAAGCACTTCATGCATTGAAAACTAATAAGTAA
- a CDS encoding vWA domain-containing protein has protein sequence MTNKDFNSQRGFTFSKHVPEELSNFDRVFDIFKDLLTHTSGDIEEAFEWLDMLDKEYDIFSDEYTIQDFEEDLKKRGYIKEEEPEDGNSGLGKGKNILTPKLESALREYALDQIFGQLKKNGAGNHRTTKTGIGDERDGENRSYQYGDDLSAVNITESLKNAQVNNGISDLHLTEDDLIIEETKHKAQMSTVLMIDISHSMILYGEDRITPAKKVAMALVELIKRKYPKDSIDIIVFGNEAWPIKIKDLPYLKVGPYHTNTVAGLELAMDILRRKRNTNKQIFMITDGKPSCIQLPTGEFYMNSYGLDDIIVNQCLNRAAQARKLKIPITTFMIAQDPYLRQFVEAFTAQNKGKAFLTGLSGLGQMIFEDYEKNRIKRI, from the coding sequence ATGACCAATAAAGATTTTAATTCTCAGAGAGGTTTTACATTCAGTAAACATGTACCGGAAGAATTATCGAATTTTGACAGGGTCTTTGATATTTTCAAAGATCTGCTTACCCATACGTCCGGTGATATTGAAGAAGCCTTCGAATGGCTTGATATGCTCGACAAAGAGTATGATATCTTCAGTGATGAATATACCATTCAGGATTTTGAGGAAGATTTAAAAAAACGAGGATATATCAAGGAAGAGGAACCGGAGGATGGAAATTCAGGACTGGGAAAGGGCAAAAATATTTTGACACCCAAACTGGAATCAGCCTTGCGTGAATACGCTTTAGACCAGATTTTCGGGCAGCTGAAAAAAAATGGCGCCGGAAACCACCGCACTACAAAAACAGGAATTGGTGATGAAAGGGATGGTGAAAACCGCTCTTATCAATATGGAGATGACCTGTCTGCCGTGAATATAACGGAAAGTTTAAAAAACGCACAGGTCAATAATGGGATTTCTGATCTGCATCTCACAGAAGACGACCTTATCATAGAAGAAACCAAACACAAAGCACAGATGAGCACAGTCCTGATGATAGACATCAGCCACTCCATGATTTTATATGGTGAAGACCGAATCACACCCGCTAAAAAGGTAGCCATGGCCCTGGTTGAATTAATCAAGCGAAAATATCCCAAAGATTCCATAGATATTATTGTATTTGGAAACGAAGCCTGGCCCATCAAAATCAAAGACCTTCCCTACTTAAAAGTAGGCCCTTATCATACCAATACCGTGGCGGGTCTGGAACTGGCTATGGATATTCTTCGCAGAAAAAGAAATACCAACAAGCAGATTTTCATGATTACCGATGGAAAACCAAGCTGTATTCAGCTTCCTACCGGAGAGTTTTACATGAACAGCTATGGGCTGGATGATATCATTGTTAACCAATGCCTTAACAGAGCGGCACAGGCCAGGAAGCTAAAAATCCCTATTACCACCTTTATGATTGCTCAAGACCCTTATCTGCGACAGTTTGTAGAAGCATTTACTGCTCAAAATAAAGGGAAAGCATTTCTGACAGGCCTATCAGGGCTGGGACAAATGATTTTTGAAGATTACGAGAAAAACAGAATAAAGAGAATATAA
- a CDS encoding DUF6428 family protein, producing the protein MKLSEIKEILPSLENVEFQLEHGTFVPEHFHVTEVGQIYKNFIDCGGVIRKERWVNFQLWDADDYEHRLKPGKLLHIIQLSEEKLGIEDAEIEVEYQNDTIGKYDLDFNGKNFVLRNKTTACLAQDACGIPSEKLKKNVSEFTGDKSSHCTPNSGCC; encoded by the coding sequence ATGAAATTATCTGAAATTAAAGAAATTCTACCCTCTCTGGAAAATGTTGAATTTCAGTTGGAACACGGAACTTTTGTACCCGAACATTTTCATGTTACAGAAGTAGGGCAAATCTATAAAAACTTCATAGATTGTGGCGGGGTCATCCGAAAGGAGAGATGGGTAAACTTTCAGCTATGGGATGCAGACGATTATGAACACCGCCTGAAACCAGGGAAACTTCTTCATATCATTCAATTATCGGAAGAAAAACTGGGTATTGAGGACGCAGAAATTGAAGTAGAATACCAAAATGATACAATAGGTAAATATGATTTGGATTTTAATGGTAAAAATTTTGTCCTGAGGAACAAAACTACTGCCTGTCTTGCTCAGGATGCCTGCGGAATTCCTTCTGAAAAGCTAAAGAAAAATGTATCAGAATTTACTGGTGATAAATCCTCACACTGTACTCCGAATTCAGGATGCTGCTAA